A stretch of Deltaproteobacteria bacterium DNA encodes these proteins:
- a CDS encoding protein kinase, with the protein MTVTCSKCHGEFAVEDLYEGARCPNCKNVVELPGEFPTAPENARLQRADGRKPTAEVSAAIAGPSTPSNRLREMTERQPTRPAKEISVPSAKLPQKEISVRSASLPPRREVSVPGAKFTPDAPKTDVSSPKVPTAPPARVASSPRVPVPQPGSLPAMPKGIQKPADDVPSTLVEDAPQTDRTSTPLESLEVQLPSSRPRPAERTAPLPEDEPTPLSMTPVKRPVSAEAPPPAPLPEKRAAQETADLPMGRIPARRDGQSGPPGQDELTQSRTLGGYEIKRRLGQGGMGTVYLARQLSLDRDVAVKLLHPALANDAEFLTRFTREAYAAAHLTHHNIVQIFDIGSDAGTKFYSMEFVDGSTLGALVATKEKIDPEAAAGYVLQAARGLGYAHQQGIIHRDIKPDNLMLNAHGLIKVADLGLVKVDGLADPERGAEPVSVPKAVVAGNIQVSMGNVTNVKNAMGTPAFMSPEQAQDPSNVDGRADIYSLGCTLYYLLTGRPPFRGASDMATLYAHVNEPLVPPDQVVKRVPKQLSDIVVRMLAKHRDQRYQTMGEVAEALERFLGVDASKAFSPREEHAEQLESGVNEFNRSTWSRRRLFAALAFMLGMPIALGVAFKFLPEDLIPTEVIPTLAGGYLLTLAVYFVLHGVASHSYLFRLTRQFIFGSRIWVLLAWLAVLAGGGVLLYEYDLELWGLGALLGALALSVAFYFLVDRRVEKERRGAVEKVESLLKSLRLRGLEESALRQFVCKYSGVRWEEFYEALFGYDAKMEARAKWGRMDNGRPRKRFGVWRDPIIRFLEWRQQKRAEKKEQRAIAALGAEGKA; encoded by the coding sequence ATGACCGTCACTTGTTCCAAGTGCCATGGAGAGTTCGCGGTCGAGGACCTCTACGAGGGCGCTCGCTGTCCCAACTGCAAGAACGTGGTCGAGCTGCCCGGGGAGTTCCCCACCGCGCCCGAGAACGCGCGGCTGCAGCGCGCCGATGGCCGCAAGCCCACCGCGGAGGTGTCCGCTGCCATCGCGGGCCCGAGCACGCCGTCGAATCGCCTGCGCGAGATGACGGAGCGGCAGCCCACGCGGCCAGCGAAGGAGATCTCAGTCCCGAGCGCGAAGCTGCCGCAAAAGGAGATCTCGGTCCGCAGCGCGAGCCTGCCGCCCAGGCGCGAGGTGTCGGTTCCCGGGGCGAAGTTCACGCCGGACGCGCCCAAGACGGATGTGAGCTCGCCCAAGGTTCCGACTGCGCCGCCCGCGCGCGTGGCGAGCTCGCCGCGCGTACCGGTCCCGCAGCCGGGCAGCCTCCCGGCGATGCCGAAGGGCATCCAGAAGCCGGCCGATGACGTGCCGTCGACGCTCGTCGAGGACGCTCCGCAGACCGATCGCACCTCGACGCCGCTCGAGTCGCTGGAGGTGCAGTTGCCTTCGAGCCGGCCGCGTCCGGCCGAGCGCACGGCGCCGCTGCCCGAAGACGAGCCCACGCCGCTCTCGATGACGCCGGTGAAGCGCCCGGTGTCCGCCGAAGCGCCGCCGCCCGCGCCGCTGCCGGAGAAGCGCGCCGCGCAAGAGACCGCCGACTTGCCGATGGGCCGCATCCCCGCGCGCCGAGATGGACAGTCCGGGCCGCCGGGCCAGGACGAGCTCACGCAATCGCGCACGCTGGGCGGCTACGAGATCAAGCGGCGGCTGGGGCAGGGCGGCATGGGCACGGTGTACCTCGCGCGGCAGCTCTCGCTCGATCGCGACGTGGCCGTGAAGCTGCTGCACCCTGCGCTCGCCAACGATGCGGAGTTTCTCACCCGCTTCACGCGCGAGGCGTACGCGGCGGCGCACCTCACGCACCACAACATCGTCCAGATCTTCGACATCGGCTCCGACGCGGGGACCAAGTTCTACAGCATGGAGTTCGTGGACGGCTCCACGCTCGGCGCGCTCGTCGCCACGAAGGAGAAGATCGACCCCGAGGCCGCTGCGGGCTACGTGCTGCAGGCCGCGCGCGGGCTCGGCTACGCGCACCAGCAGGGCATCATCCACCGCGACATCAAGCCCGATAACTTGATGCTCAACGCGCACGGGCTCATCAAGGTCGCCGACCTGGGGCTGGTGAAGGTCGATGGACTCGCCGATCCCGAGCGCGGCGCCGAGCCCGTGTCCGTGCCCAAGGCGGTGGTCGCCGGCAACATCCAGGTGTCGATGGGCAACGTGACCAACGTGAAGAACGCGATGGGCACGCCGGCGTTCATGTCGCCGGAGCAGGCCCAGGATCCGTCGAACGTGGATGGCCGCGCCGACATCTACTCGCTGGGCTGCACGCTCTACTACCTGCTCACGGGCCGGCCGCCGTTCCGCGGCGCGAGCGACATGGCCACGCTCTACGCGCACGTGAACGAGCCCCTGGTGCCGCCCGACCAGGTCGTGAAGCGCGTACCCAAGCAGCTCTCCGACATCGTGGTGCGCATGCTCGCCAAGCATCGCGACCAGCGCTACCAGACCATGGGCGAAGTGGCCGAGGCGCTGGAGCGGTTCCTGGGCGTGGACGCGTCGAAGGCGTTCTCGCCGCGCGAGGAGCACGCGGAGCAGCTCGAGTCGGGCGTGAACGAGTTCAACCGCTCGACGTGGAGCCGCCGCCGCCTCTTCGCGGCGCTCGCGTTCATGCTGGGAATGCCCATCGCGCTCGGCGTGGCGTTCAAGTTCCTGCCCGAAGATCTGATTCCGACCGAGGTCATCCCCACGCTCGCGGGCGGCTACCTGCTCACGCTCGCGGTGTACTTCGTGTTGCACGGCGTGGCCTCGCACTCGTACCTGTTCCGGCTCACGCGGCAGTTCATCTTCGGGAGTCGCATCTGGGTGCTGCTCGCGTGGCTGGCGGTGCTCGCGGGCGGCGGCGTGCTGCTCTACGAGTACGACCTCGAGCTCTGGGGATTGGGCGCGTTGCTCGGCGCTCTGGCGCTCTCGGTGGCGTTCTATTTCCTCGTGGATCGTCGCGTGGAGAAGGAGCGGCGTGGCGCGGTGGAGAAGGTCGAGTCGCTGCTCAAGTCGCTGCGCCTGCGCGGGCTCGAGGAGAGCGCGCTGCGGCAGTTCGTGTGCAAGTACAGCGGCGTGCGCTGGGAGGAGTTCTACGAGGCGCTGTTCGGCTATGACGCCAAGATGGAGGCGCGCGCCAAGTGGGGCCGCATGGACAACGGCCGCCCGCGGAAGCGCTTCGGCGTCTGGCGCGATCCCATCATCCGCTTCCTCGAGTGGCGGCAGCAGAAGCGCGCGGAGAAGAAGGAGCAGCGCGCGATCGCGGCGCTCGGTGCCGAGGGGAAAGCTTGA
- a CDS encoding Ppx/GppA family phosphatase, giving the protein MPVFAALDIGTNTVTLVVAERAPDGSFRPLAERAEITRLGKGVDASGVLKPENIARTTDVVGTFVDEARKLGARQIACVATSAARDAKNGAEFFRAVEQRAQLRPEVISGDEEAQLGYLAAERDFGPGAKVVVDIGGGSTEFVFGQAGRVTFRKSFDVGSVRLTERHVKHDPPTNAEREAIRDALDHAFSALPDRALEAEVVGVAGTATTVYAVERAVEPFDVGRIHGQTLSRAEVESCAERLWSLRVDDRKRLPGMVAARADVIATGATILARALAKLGAAAVRISDRGVRWGLLYARFGEAA; this is encoded by the coding sequence TTGCCTGTGTTCGCCGCGCTCGACATCGGGACCAACACCGTCACGCTCGTCGTCGCCGAGCGCGCGCCCGATGGCAGCTTCCGGCCCCTCGCCGAACGCGCGGAGATCACCAGGCTGGGCAAGGGCGTCGACGCGAGCGGCGTGCTGAAGCCCGAGAACATCGCGCGCACCACCGATGTCGTCGGCACCTTCGTCGACGAGGCGCGCAAGCTGGGCGCTCGGCAGATCGCGTGCGTGGCCACGTCGGCCGCGCGCGACGCGAAGAATGGCGCGGAGTTCTTCAGGGCCGTCGAGCAGCGCGCGCAGCTCCGGCCCGAGGTCATCAGCGGCGACGAAGAGGCGCAGCTCGGCTACCTCGCCGCGGAGCGCGACTTTGGCCCGGGCGCGAAGGTCGTCGTCGACATCGGCGGCGGCTCGACGGAGTTCGTCTTCGGCCAGGCCGGTCGCGTCACGTTTCGCAAGAGCTTCGACGTCGGCTCGGTGCGGCTCACCGAGCGCCACGTGAAGCACGATCCGCCGACGAACGCGGAGCGCGAAGCCATTCGAGATGCGCTCGATCACGCGTTTTCCGCCCTGCCCGATCGCGCCTTGGAAGCCGAGGTCGTCGGCGTCGCGGGGACGGCGACGACCGTGTACGCCGTGGAGCGCGCGGTGGAGCCGTTCGACGTGGGGCGGATTCACGGCCAGACGCTCTCGCGCGCCGAAGTGGAGTCGTGCGCCGAGCGGCTCTGGAGCCTGCGGGTGGACGACCGCAAGAGGCTGCCGGGCATGGTGGCGGCGCGCGCGGACGTGATCGCGACCGGCGCGACGATCCTCGCGCGCGCGCTCGCGAAGCTGGGCGCGGCCGCGGTTCGGATCTCAGATCGCGGTGTGCGCTGGGGCTTGCTGTACGCGCGGTTCGGGGAGGCAGCGTGA
- a CDS encoding DUF2088 domain-containing protein: protein MRRPTLLSGLDLLAPKLPGDASLLALPPPVRPLPNPEAAVRAAIDHPVAGRPLAERVTARSKVLIVVEHPAHLVPAGELRPLRLALHAVLDVLKARGLPLRAVKILVACGLEHRPAMTELAPALGLEVTGGYEVDIFDAEAHRAFRDQPDGANGAQELAQALAEADLIVDLSVRTHAPRPPLANLVEGLATYRALRPLHRPEQNPEPIALQRAKALAAELPIFSVALVQSEAVLSAAAQGLLGTSDGLSASARAWNRMPQLMRRRAAALFRSAAAPGAVFAGDPLAAESQADDAVRAATRVPHGPPVDILVIGVPDLSPDAPDARPNPVLTAHLGLVTLLGQVRHRLRDGGAVVLATPLGDQFNRVQHLPYVEFYERALRVAPRGIDLSQRFEFDFSGRPELVAAYQKRGAVHGAHPFHRWYAQERARAGLRVFAAGAGAAAAQRVGFEPAATVEAGLEQARDVLGLAQPQVGVLDVLGLAR from the coding sequence ATGCGCCGGCCCACCTTGCTCTCAGGCCTGGACCTGCTCGCGCCCAAGCTGCCGGGCGACGCCTCGCTCCTGGCCTTGCCGCCGCCCGTGCGGCCCTTGCCCAACCCTGAAGCTGCGGTTCGTGCCGCGATCGACCATCCGGTTGCGGGCCGGCCGCTCGCCGAGCGGGTGACCGCGCGCAGCAAGGTGCTCATCGTCGTCGAGCACCCGGCGCACCTGGTGCCCGCGGGCGAGCTCAGGCCGCTGCGGCTGGCGCTGCACGCGGTGCTCGACGTCCTCAAGGCGCGCGGACTGCCTCTTCGCGCGGTGAAGATCCTGGTCGCATGCGGGCTGGAGCACCGGCCGGCGATGACCGAGCTCGCGCCGGCGCTGGGCCTCGAGGTCACGGGTGGCTACGAGGTCGACATCTTCGATGCCGAGGCGCACCGCGCGTTTCGCGATCAGCCCGACGGCGCGAATGGCGCGCAAGAGCTCGCGCAGGCGCTCGCGGAGGCGGACCTCATCGTCGATCTGAGCGTGCGCACGCACGCCCCTCGGCCTCCGCTCGCGAACCTCGTGGAAGGGCTGGCCACGTACCGGGCGCTGCGCCCGCTGCATCGGCCGGAGCAGAATCCCGAGCCCATCGCGCTGCAGCGCGCAAAGGCGCTCGCCGCCGAGCTGCCCATCTTCAGCGTCGCATTGGTGCAGAGCGAGGCCGTGCTCTCGGCGGCGGCGCAGGGCTTGTTGGGTACGAGCGACGGGCTCTCGGCTTCCGCTCGGGCGTGGAATCGGATGCCGCAGCTCATGCGTCGTCGCGCAGCCGCGCTGTTTCGCTCGGCGGCAGCGCCGGGCGCCGTGTTCGCGGGCGATCCGCTCGCGGCCGAATCGCAAGCCGACGACGCCGTTCGCGCGGCCACGCGTGTTCCACACGGCCCGCCGGTCGATATCCTCGTGATCGGCGTACCCGATCTCTCGCCCGATGCGCCCGATGCGCGGCCAAATCCGGTGCTCACCGCGCACCTCGGGCTGGTGACGCTGCTCGGCCAGGTGCGACATCGCCTGCGCGACGGCGGCGCGGTGGTGCTCGCCACGCCGCTCGGCGATCAGTTCAACCGCGTGCAGCACCTGCCGTACGTGGAGTTCTACGAGCGCGCCCTTCGCGTGGCGCCGCGCGGGATCGATCTGTCGCAGCGATTCGAGTTCGACTTCAGCGGTCGACCCGAGCTGGTGGCCGCGTACCAGAAGCGCGGGGCGGTCCACGGCGCGCATCCGTTCCACCGCTGGTACGCTCAGGAGCGCGCGCGTGCGGGCCTGCGGGTGTTCGCGGCAGGCGCGGGCGCAGCGGCGGCCCAGCGGGTGGGCTTCGAGCCGGCGGCGACCGTCGAGGCCGGCCTCGAACAAGCACGAGATGTGCTTGGGCTCGCGCAGCCGCAAGTGGGCGTGCTCGATGTGCTCGGGCTCGCGCGCTGA
- a CDS encoding MFS transporter: MMARPAVMLGVLTLINLLNYLDRYVIAGIKKPLCDALNLDGKQYGLLTLSFMLTYMLASPLAGYLGDRVQRKYLIAAGVILWSIATAASGLAQDKSHLFIARAFTGIGEAGYATVAPGIISDLYDRSRRGKMLSVFYAAIPVGSALGFVTGGLVAVHFGWRSAFFVAGAPGLVLALVAAMLPEPVRGANDEGETELQPPPMRLGLSTLRANPQFMVVNVGYTLLTFAIGGLANWMPDFFVEVHHVPLDAADSVFGTITVVSGFLGTAAGGWAGERAVRRHPGGYLWISGLGLVLGVPLVLVAAFSPTLGLAYAAASAAMFFLFFNTGPINTALVNCVPSNLRALAVSVNIFCIHAFGDAISSFILGAIADVASRRIAVAFTALPIVIGGLVLLAGARRVPSQATPAPLPAA, translated from the coding sequence ATGATGGCGCGACCCGCGGTGATGCTCGGGGTGCTCACGCTCATCAACCTGCTCAACTATCTCGACCGCTATGTCATCGCCGGCATCAAGAAGCCGCTCTGCGACGCGCTCAACCTCGACGGCAAGCAGTACGGGCTCCTCACGCTCTCGTTCATGCTCACGTACATGCTCGCGTCGCCCTTGGCGGGCTACCTGGGCGACCGCGTGCAGCGGAAATACCTCATCGCCGCGGGTGTGATTCTTTGGTCCATCGCAACGGCCGCGTCGGGCCTCGCCCAGGACAAATCGCACCTCTTCATCGCGCGCGCCTTCACGGGCATCGGGGAAGCCGGGTACGCGACCGTGGCACCGGGCATCATCAGCGACCTCTACGACCGGAGCCGTCGCGGGAAGATGCTGTCCGTCTTCTACGCAGCGATTCCGGTCGGTAGCGCACTCGGCTTCGTGACGGGCGGTCTGGTGGCCGTCCATTTCGGCTGGCGGAGCGCGTTTTTCGTGGCCGGCGCGCCGGGCCTGGTGCTCGCGCTGGTTGCAGCCATGTTGCCGGAGCCGGTGCGCGGTGCGAACGACGAAGGCGAGACCGAGCTGCAGCCGCCGCCGATGCGCTTGGGCTTGAGCACGCTGCGCGCCAACCCACAGTTCATGGTGGTGAACGTTGGATACACCCTGCTCACCTTCGCCATCGGCGGACTCGCGAACTGGATGCCGGACTTCTTCGTCGAGGTTCACCACGTGCCGCTCGACGCGGCAGACTCGGTGTTCGGCACCATCACCGTCGTCTCTGGTTTCCTCGGAACTGCAGCGGGAGGCTGGGCCGGCGAACGCGCCGTGAGGCGACATCCGGGCGGCTACCTGTGGATCTCGGGGCTCGGGTTGGTGCTCGGCGTGCCGCTCGTGCTGGTGGCAGCCTTCTCGCCGACGCTCGGGCTCGCCTACGCCGCGGCCTCGGCGGCCATGTTCTTCCTCTTCTTCAACACCGGCCCCATCAACACAGCGCTCGTGAATTGCGTGCCATCCAACCTGCGCGCGCTCGCAGTGTCTGTGAACATCTTCTGTATCCACGCCTTCGGTGACGCCATCAGCTCCTTCATCCTCGGCGCCATCGCGGACGTGGCCAGCCGGCGAATCGCGGTGGCGTTCACCGCGCTGCCCATCGTCATCGGTGGGTTGGTGCTGCTCGCCGGCGCGCGCCGTGTGCCTTCCCAGGCTACGCCCGCCCCCTTGCCGGCCGCCTAG
- the pyk gene encoding pyruvate kinase, which produces MRRAKIVCTLGPSVANQEALEKLMQMGMDVARLNFSHGTHAQHAQTIEWIRAASIKVRKAVAILGDLQGPKIRTGNLKNGGPVPLKEGSELVIITDEDYVGDEKKCSTTYEYLAADVKPGDRILLDDGLLELKVLETNGKDTVRTQVIVGGPLGEHKGINLPGVNLRAEALTKKDLEDLQFGLKNGVDYVALSFVRRPEDIQLARQHMEKFGRRVPIIAKLEKPEALAQLDAIVAATDGVMVARGDLGVEIPPENVPAIQKQIVRKCNARGIPVIVATQMLDSMIRNPRPTRAEASDVANAIFDGADAVMLSGESASGKYPFESVQMMHKIVSSAESAIDFAKTFAPVHIVHDGPTPFNDVVCEIAVKAAADAQAAVLCCFTLGGTTARLLSHYRPGMPIVAFSPNQEVRRRLGLYWGVIPRILEPMEDVEPMVKRVEEELLARELAKRGDRLVIVFGTPIGIAGKTNSIRLHQIPA; this is translated from the coding sequence ATGCGTCGCGCCAAGATCGTCTGCACCCTGGGGCCCTCGGTCGCCAACCAGGAGGCGCTCGAGAAGCTCATGCAGATGGGCATGGACGTCGCCCGCCTGAACTTCTCGCACGGCACGCACGCCCAGCACGCGCAGACCATCGAGTGGATCCGCGCCGCGTCGATCAAGGTCCGCAAGGCCGTGGCCATCCTCGGCGACCTGCAGGGCCCGAAGATCCGCACCGGCAACTTGAAGAACGGCGGGCCGGTGCCGCTCAAGGAGGGCAGCGAGCTGGTGATCATCACCGACGAGGACTACGTCGGCGATGAGAAGAAGTGCTCCACCACCTACGAGTACCTCGCCGCCGACGTGAAGCCCGGCGACCGCATCCTCCTCGACGACGGCCTGCTCGAGCTCAAGGTCCTCGAGACCAACGGCAAGGACACCGTGCGCACCCAGGTGATCGTCGGCGGCCCGCTCGGCGAGCACAAGGGCATCAACCTGCCGGGCGTGAACCTGCGCGCCGAGGCCCTCACCAAGAAGGACCTCGAGGATCTCCAGTTCGGCCTCAAGAACGGCGTGGACTACGTGGCGCTCTCGTTCGTGCGCCGGCCCGAGGACATCCAGCTCGCGCGGCAGCACATGGAGAAGTTCGGCCGGCGCGTGCCCATCATCGCCAAGCTGGAGAAGCCCGAGGCGCTGGCGCAGCTCGACGCCATCGTGGCCGCCACCGACGGCGTGATGGTGGCCCGCGGCGACCTGGGCGTGGAGATCCCGCCCGAGAACGTGCCCGCCATCCAGAAGCAGATCGTGCGCAAGTGCAACGCGCGCGGCATCCCCGTCATCGTGGCCACGCAGATGTTGGACTCGATGATCCGCAACCCGCGCCCCACGCGCGCCGAAGCCAGCGACGTGGCCAACGCCATCTTCGACGGCGCCGACGCGGTGATGCTCTCGGGCGAGTCCGCGAGCGGGAAGTACCCGTTCGAGAGCGTGCAGATGATGCACAAGATCGTCAGCTCGGCGGAGAGCGCCATCGACTTTGCCAAGACGTTCGCGCCGGTGCACATCGTCCACGACGGGCCCACGCCCTTCAACGACGTGGTCTGCGAGATCGCCGTGAAGGCCGCCGCCGACGCGCAGGCCGCGGTGCTCTGCTGCTTCACCCTCGGCGGCACCACGGCGCGCCTGCTCTCGCACTACCGGCCGGGCATGCCCATCGTGGCCTTCTCGCCCAACCAGGAAGTGCGCCGCCGACTCGGCCTGTACTGGGGCGTCATCCCGCGCATCCTCGAGCCCATGGAGGACGTGGAGCCGATGGTGAAGCGCGTGGAGGAAGAGCTCCTCGCGCGCGAGCTCGCCAAGCGCGGCGACCGGCTGGTGATCGTCTTCGGCACCCCCATCGGCATCGCCGGCAAGACGAACTCCATTCGCCTGCACCAGATCCCGGCGTAG
- a CDS encoding sulfatase-like hydrolase/transferase gives MREHAGVRGWLGSRELERDRTVLAAALLLFAVMAMFKLLLLAWLIRAGQTALPRPLPFAALLFGPDAIVAAIYAALCAPLIALRRPFCVGALLLLHALSVGLLGISLRVNQLYGQPVNVRMFQYAADGAVRSCVAASVDATFIIAMIVGISAFALVPAVARRLDSRRLPERRWTLWGTSFALAAGAMAVTGVAFRGLEFNLGLKSNPLMYFARSYQPLPKPADFRRELQAAQANGELDRASIFELASTRPSRFPAAGIEGAAKDMNLLVVLLESTPAVAVNETLTPNLIALERESTRFTHHFTTAPFTFDAQYALFYSDLSRGSQVPYPELYSGPPRDASLMEAFKAAGRSTAVFESSYLSLLNMNWLFEQKGVDELHGAEQVLAGLKPGWAWGAFENDSVDAVASWIRAHRDRPFVAVYNPVSPHYPYGWPLDARAFPGDTHEDDYRNALHFTDAQIGRLLKELDRLGLSAHTAVVVVSDHGESIGRGHGFAFVADELWVPFFVRVPGRAPRTIDAVTSHLDFAPTIAGLFGLPQSPTWLGRDLAADQAPARLSLMGSVFGERVGLVDGSYAYCEETGRAPAAFRVTPLKFEPLEASQLPPGVSAHFHEALADLDHRIRIRHYSLALANR, from the coding sequence ATGCGCGAACACGCGGGCGTGCGGGGCTGGCTCGGGAGTCGCGAGCTCGAGCGCGATCGGACGGTGCTCGCCGCTGCGCTGCTGCTCTTCGCCGTGATGGCGATGTTCAAGCTGCTCCTGCTCGCCTGGCTCATTCGCGCCGGACAGACCGCGCTGCCGCGGCCGCTGCCGTTCGCCGCGCTGCTCTTCGGACCCGACGCGATCGTCGCCGCCATCTACGCCGCGCTCTGTGCGCCGCTGATCGCGCTGCGTCGGCCGTTCTGCGTGGGCGCGCTGCTGCTGCTGCACGCGCTCAGCGTCGGCCTGCTCGGCATCAGCCTTCGCGTGAACCAGCTCTACGGGCAGCCGGTGAACGTCCGCATGTTCCAGTACGCGGCCGATGGCGCAGTGCGCTCGTGCGTGGCGGCCTCGGTCGACGCGACGTTCATCATCGCGATGATCGTGGGCATCTCTGCGTTCGCGCTGGTGCCCGCGGTCGCGCGGCGGCTCGACTCACGCCGGCTGCCCGAGCGCCGCTGGACGCTCTGGGGAACGTCGTTCGCGCTCGCGGCGGGCGCGATGGCCGTCACCGGCGTCGCGTTCCGCGGCCTGGAATTCAACCTGGGCCTCAAGAGCAACCCGCTCATGTACTTCGCGCGCTCGTACCAACCGCTGCCCAAGCCCGCCGATTTTCGACGCGAGCTGCAGGCTGCGCAGGCCAACGGCGAGCTGGATCGCGCGTCGATCTTCGAGCTCGCGTCGACGAGGCCTTCTCGGTTTCCGGCTGCTGGGATCGAAGGCGCCGCGAAGGACATGAACCTGCTCGTGGTGCTGCTCGAGTCGACGCCGGCCGTGGCCGTGAACGAGACGCTCACGCCAAACCTGATTGCGCTCGAGCGCGAATCCACGCGCTTCACGCACCACTTCACCACCGCGCCGTTCACGTTCGACGCGCAATACGCGCTCTTCTACTCCGACCTCAGCCGCGGCTCGCAGGTGCCGTATCCCGAGCTGTACAGCGGCCCGCCGCGCGATGCCTCGCTGATGGAGGCCTTCAAGGCGGCCGGAAGGAGCACCGCCGTGTTCGAGTCGAGCTACCTGAGCCTGCTCAACATGAACTGGCTCTTTGAGCAAAAGGGCGTGGACGAGCTGCACGGCGCGGAGCAGGTGCTCGCAGGGCTCAAGCCGGGCTGGGCGTGGGGCGCGTTCGAGAACGACTCCGTCGACGCCGTCGCGAGCTGGATTCGCGCGCACCGCGATCGGCCGTTCGTGGCCGTCTACAACCCGGTGAGCCCGCACTATCCGTACGGCTGGCCGCTCGACGCGCGCGCGTTCCCCGGCGACACCCACGAGGACGACTACCGCAACGCGCTCCACTTCACCGACGCGCAGATTGGCCGGCTCTTGAAGGAGCTGGATCGCCTCGGGCTGAGCGCGCACACGGCCGTGGTGGTCGTCAGCGATCACGGCGAGAGCATCGGTCGCGGCCATGGGTTCGCGTTCGTTGCGGACGAGCTCTGGGTGCCGTTCTTCGTGCGCGTGCCGGGCCGCGCGCCGCGAACCATCGACGCCGTGACCAGCCACCTCGACTTCGCGCCGACGATCGCCGGCCTCTTCGGACTGCCGCAGTCGCCCACGTGGCTGGGACGCGACCTCGCGGCGGACCAGGCGCCGGCGCGGCTCTCGCTGATGGGTTCGGTGTTCGGCGAGCGCGTGGGGCTCGTGGATGGCTCGTACGCATATTGCGAAGAGACCGGTCGCGCGCCCGCTGCGTTCCGCGTGACGCCGCTGAAGTTCGAGCCGCTCGAGGCGTCGCAGCTACCGCCCGGCGTGAGCGCGCACTTCCACGAGGCGCTCGCCGATCTCGATCACCGCATTCGCATTCGCCACTACAGCCTGGCGCTCGCGAACCGCTGA
- a CDS encoding DoxX family protein encodes MTDEGQHVVRPTARHQRARSRRQPSASWSAAPQDLIASRLDTKSSVAMSEQPIESAPPEAKPAEPSAWSIGRLVSFRFSFLYLGLFSLTHAVFPSLFPIPNIHIPDLATVTPVRLVTLWVAAHILHLPEAPSFEDTGSSDKTYDWVLIFTLVLVSALATAAWSIVDRRRPNHVTLDKWFRAVVRLGLAMQLFGYGIVKVFPMQMPFPHLARLVQPLGDFSPMGILWSSIGSAPAYERFAGSTELLAAFLLIIPLTETLGALVASAVMTQVFGLNLSYDVPVKIFSSHLLLLSVFLLVPDLPRLASLFLLNRPAAPFTSPALFATPRANRIATLVKVGLGLWLVSFHGYGSWRSWSQFQERSALFGIWDIDQLSIDGALRPPLATDRDRFRRALFDFPEYVMFQRYDGSTQWYGVDINLGAKKMVVSTIKSEDGWKADFTLDQPSTDHLVLDGPLEGKKVHMELTRVGPEKLELLSRGFHWVSEEPHNR; translated from the coding sequence ATGACTGACGAAGGTCAGCACGTGGTTCGCCCCACTGCTCGACATCAGCGAGCTCGTAGCCGGAGACAGCCCTCAGCGTCGTGGTCGGCAGCCCCGCAGGACCTGATAGCGTCGCGACTCGACACCAAATCGAGCGTGGCCATGAGCGAGCAACCCATCGAGAGCGCTCCTCCGGAAGCCAAGCCGGCAGAGCCTTCGGCCTGGAGCATCGGCAGGCTCGTCTCGTTTCGATTCTCATTTCTCTATCTGGGCCTCTTCTCTCTCACGCACGCCGTATTTCCTTCTCTATTTCCGATCCCAAATATCCACATTCCGGATTTGGCCACTGTCACGCCCGTGCGGCTCGTGACCCTCTGGGTGGCGGCGCACATTCTTCATTTGCCGGAGGCGCCATCGTTCGAAGACACCGGGAGCAGTGACAAGACCTACGACTGGGTCCTCATCTTCACCCTGGTGCTGGTCTCGGCCCTCGCGACCGCGGCGTGGTCGATCGTCGATCGGAGACGCCCGAACCACGTCACGCTGGACAAGTGGTTCCGCGCCGTCGTTCGACTGGGCCTGGCCATGCAGCTCTTTGGCTATGGAATCGTGAAAGTATTTCCCATGCAGATGCCCTTCCCGCATCTGGCCAGGTTGGTTCAGCCCCTCGGCGACTTCTCGCCCATGGGCATCCTCTGGAGCTCCATTGGCAGCGCGCCCGCGTATGAGAGATTCGCGGGCAGCACGGAGCTGCTGGCGGCGTTCCTGTTAATTATCCCGCTGACCGAGACGCTGGGCGCGCTGGTCGCCTCGGCGGTGATGACCCAGGTGTTCGGGCTCAACCTGAGCTACGACGTACCTGTGAAGATCTTTTCTTCACACTTGCTCTTGTTGAGTGTGTTCCTGCTCGTGCCCGACCTGCCGCGCCTGGCGAGCCTCTTCCTGCTCAATCGCCCGGCGGCGCCCTTCACGAGCCCGGCGCTCTTCGCCACACCGCGCGCCAACCGCATCGCCACGCTGGTCAAGGTGGGGCTTGGGCTCTGGCTGGTTTCCTTTCATGGCTACGGGAGCTGGAGAAGCTGGTCCCAGTTCCAGGAGCGGTCTGCCCTGTTCGGAATATGGGACATCGACCAACTCTCGATCGACGGAGCTCTGCGTCCGCCATTGGCGACCGATCGCGATCGATTCCGGCGCGCGCTGTTCGACTTCCCTGAGTACGTGATGTTTCAGCGCTACGACGGGTCCACCCAGTGGTACGGCGTGGACATCAACCTTGGCGCGAAGAAGATGGTCGTCTCGACCATCAAAAGCGAGGACGGCTGGAAGGCAGACTTCACGCTCGATCAGCCGAGCACGGACCACCTGGTCCTCGACGGCCCCCTGGAGGGCAAGAAGGTCCACATGGAGCTCACGCGAGTGGGCCCGGAGAAGCTCGAGCTGCTCAGCCGGGGCTTCCACTGGGTCTCCGAGGAGCCCCACAACCGCTGA